AAGGTAAACACCCCCGAGGCGTCGCAGATCGCCAGCCCGACCTGGCCGCAGGGCGCGCTCGGCGGCAGCGTCGCCAGCCGCCGCATGGCGCGGGCCGGATCGGTGCCGAAGCGCCGCGCCAAGGCCAGCGGGTCGGTGCCGGTGACCACCACCGCCTCCAGCACCTGCGGCAGCGGAAGCGCTGCGGCATCGGCGGCGTAGCGTTCGAAGGCGCGGCGCAGCAGCGCCCGGGCGGTGGGCGAGAGCGCCGCACCCAGCTCCTGCGCCACCTCTCCCGGCAAGCCACCGGCGTCGAGCGGCGCGATATGGTAATCCGCCGCCTCGAACAGCGCCTCGACCTCCTCCTGCGGCGTGCCGCTCTCGGCGGCGGCTTTGCCCTCGGCCTCCAGATAGGAGGCGAGGCTGCGGCTGCTCTCGGCAAGCCGGGCGCTGTCTTCATAGATGTTGCGGTGAAAGCGGCGCTGCCAGTCCGGGTCGATCTCGCCCGGCTCGGCGAGGATCGAGGCGGCAGAGCGGATCGCGGTCACGGTCGAGAGCATCTCGTGCAGCGCGTCGGCCAGATGCGGGTCATGCGCCAGCCGGTCGGTCAGCGCCTCCACCGAGCGCTCCAGCGTCTCGATCCGCGCGCGACTGTCGGCCAGGAGCCGCGCCCAGCCGGGAAACCGCCCGGCGAATTCGTCGAGCCGGTCAAGCTCCGCCCCACTGCTTTGCGCATGCAGCGCCGCCTCGCGCAGCGCCGCGATCAGCGCGGCCTCGGCGCCTTCGGTCAGCATGGAGGGTTCGACGCCGAGAATCTCGGCGATATCGAGCAGCAGCTTTCCGCCGATTCTGCGCCGGTTGTGCTCGATGAGATTAAGATATGAGGCAGAAATATCCGCCCGCCGCGCCAGCTCCGCCTGCTTCATGCCCAAGATGATCCGCCTTTCGCGGATGCGCGAGCCGGTCAGCGTGTCGCGGGCCATGACGCTTTTCCTGTCCTTTCAACGCCTTTCTGCGGCGCCACATAAATCAGTTTACAGAAGACTGTAGTATACCGTTCATTCGTTGACAAAAAAATTGTTTACCAAAAAGCAATTGTTGCGTGGTTTTCATTCACTCGCCGATACTGGCTTTGCACGAATTCGTGTTCGCGCCGGAGGGAAGAGGAGCCCGCCCGCGCAGCTTACAAAATGGGAGGATTTTATGTCCAAGACGACTCTGACTCGCCGTGGCGTGCTGAGAACGGGTGCCGTGGCCGGCGCCGGCGTCGCGCTGCCGACGATCTTTACCGCCTCGTCGGCCCGCGCCTTCACCAACGCCCCCACCGGCGGCTCGGTGACGCTCGGGTTCAACGTGCCGCAGACCGGCCCCTATGCCGATGAGGGCGCCGACGAGCTGCGCGCCTATGAGCTGGCGGTCGAGCATCTGAACGGCGGCGGCGACGGCGGCATGCTGAACACCTTCAGCTCCAAGGCGCTCGACGGCAGCGGCATCCTCGGCAAGAAGGTCGAGTATGTGACCGGCGACACCCAGACCAAATCCGACGCCGCCCGCGCCTCCGCCAAGTCGATGATCGAGAAGGACGGCGCCATCATGATCACCGGCGGCTCGTCCTCGGGCGTGGCCATCGCCGTGCAGGGGCTCTGCCAGGAGGCGGGCGTGATCTTTATGGCCGGCCTCACCCACTCCAACGATACCACCGGAAAAGACAAGAAAGCCAACGGCTTCCGCCATTTCTTTAATGCTTACATGTCGGGTGCCGCGCTGGCGCCGGTGCTGGCCAAGATGTATGGCGCCGACCGCAAGGCCTATCACCTGACCGCCGATTACACCTGGGGCTGGACCCAGGAGGAATCGATCAAGGCCGCCACCGAGGCCCTGGGCTGGGAGACCGTGAACGCGGTCAAGACCCCGCTCGCCCAGACCGATTTCTCCTCCTATATCGCGCCGGTGCTGAACTCGGGCGCCGATGTGCTGGTGCTGAACCATTACGGCGGCAACATGGTGAACTCGCTCACCAACGCGGTGCAGTTCGGCCTGCGCGAAAAGCAGGTGAACGGCAAGAATTTCGAGATCGTCGTGCCGCTCTACTCGCGTCTGATGGCGCGCGGCGCCGGCGAGAACGTCAAGGGCATCTTCGGCTCCACCAACTGGCACTGGTCGCTTCAGGACGAGGGCTCCAAGGCCTTCGTGCAGAGCTTCGGCACCAAATACGGCTTCCCGCCGAGCCAGGCCGCGCACACCTGCTATGTGCAGACGCTGCTCTATGCGGATGCGGTGCAGCGCGCCGGTTCCTTCGATCCCTGCGCCGTGGGCGAGGCGCTGGCCGGGTTCGAGTTCGACGGGCTCGGCAACGGCCCGACGCTTTACCGCGCCGAGGATCACCAGTGCTTCAAGGATGTGCTCGTGGTGAAAGGGAAAGAGAACCCCACCTCGGAATTCGACCTGCTCGAAGTGGTCGAGGTCACGCCGCGCGCCCAGGTGGAATACGCACCCGATCATCCGATGTTCGCGGGCGGTTCGCTCGGCGCCTGTAACCCGGGCGCCTGACACCTCCGCAGCTCATACGACCGCAACCGTTTGTTTCCGTGGTCGTATCCCCAGCGTTCCCGGCCCCCGAGCCGGGAACGCACCCTCTCCCTTTGACCTTGAAGGCCGGGACATGGACGCAATCATCCTTCAAATCCTGAACGGGCTCGACAAGGGCTCGGCCTATGCGCTGATCGCGCTGGGGCTTACCCTCATCTTCGGCACGCTGGGCGTGGTGAACTTCGCCCATGGCGCGCTTTTCATGATCGGCGCCTTCTGCGCGGTGACGCTGAACCGCCTGCTGACGCTGTCGCATCAGGTGGTGGACGAGACCCGCACCGATTTCCTCGGCAACCCGCTGAAGGTCGATGTGCCCTATATGCACGATCTCTTCGGCGAGGCGACCGGCGCCGCCATCATCGACTGGTCGGTGCCACTGGCGATCCTGTTCTCGATCCCGGTGATGATCGCCGTCGGCGTGATCATGGAGCGCGGGCTGATCAAGCATTTCTACCGCCGCCCGCATGCGGACCAGATCCTGGTGACCTTCGGCCTCGCCATCGTGTTGCAGGAGATCATCAAGCAGATCTTCGGCGCCAACCCGATCCCGACGCCGGCGCCCGACGCCTTCACCGGCTCCTTCGATTTCGGCGTGCTGCTGGGCTTTGACCCCAACGCCATCATCTACCCCTATTGGCGGCTGGTCTATTTCGCCTTCGCGGCGCTGATCATCGGCGCGGTCTTTGCCTTCCTGCAATTCACCACCTTCGGCATGGTGGTGCGCGCCGGCATGGCCGACCGCGAGACCGTAGGGCTGCTGGGCATCAATATCGACCGGCGCTTTACCATCATGTTCGGGCTGGCCGCCGCCGTGGCCGGGCTCGCGGGCGTCATGTATGCGCCGATCAACTCGCCCAACTACCACATGGGCATGGATTTCCTGGTGCTGAGTTTCGTTGTTGTGGTCGTCGGCGGCATGGGCTCGCTTCCGGGCGCCGTCGCCGCCGGCTTCCTTCTGGGAATCCTCGAAAGCTTCGCCTCGATGAATGAGATCAAGCAGATCCTGCCCGGGATCGACCAGATCATCATCTATCTCGTCGCCATCATCATTCTGCTGACCCGTCCGCGGGGCCTCATGGGCCGCAAGGGCGTGATGGAGGACTAAGCCTGTGTTCGGACTCGGCAAGAAAGACTTCACCCTGTTCCTGATCGTCGCGGTGCTGGCGCTGTTCGCACCCTTCATCCTGAACCCCTTCCCCACCGATAGCGGGCTGGCGCAGTTCAATGCCGGCTACCCGGACCTGATGCAGCGTTTCGTGATCTTCGGGATCCTCGCCATCGGCTTCAACATCCTGTTCGGCCTCACCGGCTATCTCAGCTTCGGCCACGCGGCCTTTCTCGGCGTCGGCTCCTATGCGGCGGTGTGGATGTTCAAGCTGCTGAGCATGAACGTGATCCCGGCGATCCTGCTGTCGATGGTGGTCGCGGGCCTCTTCGCGGTGGTGATCGGCTATGTCAGCCTGCGC
The window above is part of the Salipiger abyssi genome. Proteins encoded here:
- a CDS encoding helix-turn-helix domain-containing protein, whose product is MARDTLTGSRIRERRIILGMKQAELARRADISASYLNLIEHNRRRIGGKLLLDIAEILGVEPSMLTEGAEAALIAALREAALHAQSSGAELDRLDEFAGRFPGWARLLADSRARIETLERSVEALTDRLAHDPHLADALHEMLSTVTAIRSAASILAEPGEIDPDWQRRFHRNIYEDSARLAESSRSLASYLEAEGKAAAESGTPQEEVEALFEAADYHIAPLDAGGLPGEVAQELGAALSPTARALLRRAFERYAADAAALPLPQVLEAVVVTGTDPLALARRFGTDPARAMRRLATLPPSAPCGQVGLAICDASGVFTFRKPLPDFPIPRFGADCPLWPLFAALSRPMSVLSRVLHSAGRQSGAVTAIAFAQPAGPPEINREPVFEAHMMIAPARARTEERPEEVGVTCRICPRAPCPARREPSLLGEPGF
- a CDS encoding substrate-binding protein: MSKTTLTRRGVLRTGAVAGAGVALPTIFTASSARAFTNAPTGGSVTLGFNVPQTGPYADEGADELRAYELAVEHLNGGGDGGMLNTFSSKALDGSGILGKKVEYVTGDTQTKSDAARASAKSMIEKDGAIMITGGSSSGVAIAVQGLCQEAGVIFMAGLTHSNDTTGKDKKANGFRHFFNAYMSGAALAPVLAKMYGADRKAYHLTADYTWGWTQEESIKAATEALGWETVNAVKTPLAQTDFSSYIAPVLNSGADVLVLNHYGGNMVNSLTNAVQFGLREKQVNGKNFEIVVPLYSRLMARGAGENVKGIFGSTNWHWSLQDEGSKAFVQSFGTKYGFPPSQAAHTCYVQTLLYADAVQRAGSFDPCAVGEALAGFEFDGLGNGPTLYRAEDHQCFKDVLVVKGKENPTSEFDLLEVVEVTPRAQVEYAPDHPMFAGGSLGACNPGA
- a CDS encoding branched-chain amino acid ABC transporter permease, whose amino-acid sequence is MDAIILQILNGLDKGSAYALIALGLTLIFGTLGVVNFAHGALFMIGAFCAVTLNRLLTLSHQVVDETRTDFLGNPLKVDVPYMHDLFGEATGAAIIDWSVPLAILFSIPVMIAVGVIMERGLIKHFYRRPHADQILVTFGLAIVLQEIIKQIFGANPIPTPAPDAFTGSFDFGVLLGFDPNAIIYPYWRLVYFAFAALIIGAVFAFLQFTTFGMVVRAGMADRETVGLLGINIDRRFTIMFGLAAAVAGLAGVMYAPINSPNYHMGMDFLVLSFVVVVVGGMGSLPGAVAAGFLLGILESFASMNEIKQILPGIDQIIIYLVAIIILLTRPRGLMGRKGVMED